A portion of the Stigmatella aurantiaca DW4/3-1 genome contains these proteins:
- a CDS encoding glycoside hydrolase family 13 protein yields MSRSDAPPHIPWWKDAVVYQIYPRSFQDSNGDGIGDLRGILRRLDYLKRLGVDVLWLSPIYASPNDDNGYDISDYRAIMPEFGTMADFEELLREAHARGLKIMLDLVVNHTSDEHPWFIESRASPESSKRDYYIWKKAQNGQPPTRWQSFFSGSVWEKDERSGEFYLHLFSRKQPDLNWENPTVRREVYDMMRFWLDKGVDGWRMDTINMLSKPSHYPEGRPIPGTTLTEGQPHFLNGPRIHEFLQEMHREVLAHYDVMTVGETPGVTPAEGSLYCGAERGELNMVFHFEHVFLGDETAERGKWSNPPLRLPDIKHVLARWQTELHGRGWNSLYWDNHDQPRAVSRFGNDREYRVESAKMLCTVLLFMQGTPYIYQGQELGMTNVSFESISHYKDIETLNAYKVLRDEHGWDDARVLAGVYARGRDNARTPMHWSGGANAGFTEGTPWIALNPNYPDINAEAAEADPHSVWHHYRDTIALRKALPVVRDGTFTLLDPGHPTVFSYIREDAHTRLLVAGHFHGQTETYRIPPEFADGEVLSNNYPSLEGTQELHLRPYQAVVIRAR; encoded by the coding sequence ATGTCCCGTTCCGACGCCCCCCCTCACATCCCCTGGTGGAAGGACGCCGTCGTCTACCAGATCTATCCCCGCAGCTTTCAGGACAGCAACGGCGATGGAATCGGCGACCTGCGCGGCATCCTCCGGCGGCTCGATTACCTCAAGCGCCTCGGCGTGGACGTCCTCTGGCTCTCGCCGATCTACGCCTCTCCCAATGACGACAACGGCTACGACATCTCCGACTACCGCGCCATCATGCCCGAGTTCGGCACCATGGCCGACTTCGAGGAACTCCTCCGCGAAGCCCATGCACGCGGCCTGAAGATCATGCTCGATCTCGTCGTGAACCACACCAGCGACGAGCACCCCTGGTTCATCGAGTCCCGGGCGAGCCCGGAGTCCAGCAAGCGCGATTACTACATCTGGAAGAAAGCCCAGAACGGCCAGCCCCCCACCCGCTGGCAGTCGTTCTTCAGCGGCTCCGTGTGGGAAAAGGACGAGCGAAGCGGAGAGTTCTACCTGCACCTCTTCAGCCGCAAGCAGCCCGACCTGAACTGGGAGAACCCCACGGTGCGGCGCGAGGTGTATGACATGATGCGCTTCTGGCTCGACAAAGGCGTGGATGGGTGGCGCATGGACACCATCAACATGCTCAGCAAACCCTCTCACTACCCCGAGGGCCGGCCCATTCCCGGAACAACCCTCACCGAGGGCCAGCCACACTTCCTCAATGGTCCGCGCATTCACGAGTTCCTCCAGGAGATGCACCGCGAGGTGCTCGCCCACTATGACGTGATGACGGTGGGCGAGACGCCCGGCGTGACGCCCGCCGAGGGCTCGCTGTACTGCGGCGCGGAGCGTGGCGAGCTGAACATGGTCTTCCACTTCGAGCACGTGTTCCTCGGAGATGAAACCGCCGAGCGCGGCAAATGGAGCAACCCTCCGCTGCGCCTGCCGGACATCAAGCACGTGCTGGCGCGCTGGCAGACGGAATTGCACGGCCGCGGATGGAACAGCCTGTACTGGGACAACCACGATCAGCCGCGCGCCGTCTCCCGCTTCGGCAATGATCGGGAGTACCGCGTGGAGAGCGCCAAGATGCTCTGCACCGTGCTGCTGTTCATGCAGGGAACGCCTTACATCTACCAAGGCCAGGAACTTGGCATGACCAACGTGTCCTTCGAGAGCATCTCGCACTACAAGGACATCGAGACGCTCAACGCCTACAAGGTGCTGCGAGACGAGCACGGCTGGGACGACGCGCGAGTCCTCGCGGGCGTGTATGCCCGTGGGCGGGACAACGCCCGCACGCCCATGCACTGGTCCGGAGGAGCAAACGCCGGGTTCACCGAGGGCACGCCTTGGATCGCCCTGAACCCCAACTACCCAGACATCAACGCCGAGGCGGCCGAGGCAGATCCCCACTCCGTCTGGCATCACTACCGGGACACCATCGCCCTGCGCAAAGCCTTACCCGTTGTCCGGGACGGCACCTTCACCCTCCTGGACCCTGGGCACCCCACCGTCTTCAGTTACATCCGCGAAGACGCTCACACCCGGCTGCTCGTGGCCGGCCATTTCCATGGCCAGACCGAGACCTACCGGATTCCCCCCGAGTTCGCCGACGGGGAGGTGCTCAGCAACAACTATCCGTCCCTGGAGGGCACGCAGGAACTCCACCTGCGGCCCTACCAGGCAGTGGTCATCCGCGCCCGTTAA
- a CDS encoding YnfA family protein gives MFVLLRALGLFVLTAVAEVVGCYLPYLWLREGKSPLLLLPAAASLAAFAWLLTLHPTGAARTYAAYGGVYIAVALAWLWGVEGERPSAWDLAGALVALAGMAIIVLAPRR, from the coding sequence ATGTTCGTCCTCCTGCGCGCCCTGGGCCTCTTCGTGCTGACGGCAGTGGCGGAAGTGGTGGGCTGTTACCTGCCCTACCTCTGGCTCCGCGAGGGCAAGTCGCCGCTCCTCCTCCTGCCAGCGGCCGCAAGCCTTGCCGCCTTCGCGTGGCTTCTGACGCTCCACCCCACGGGGGCCGCGCGCACCTATGCCGCCTACGGCGGCGTTTACATCGCGGTGGCGCTGGCGTGGCTGTGGGGGGTGGAGGGTGAGCGGCCCAGCGCCTGGGACCTGGCAGGCGCCCTGGTGGCGCTGGCCGGCATGGCCATCATCGTGCTGGCCCCTCGCAGGTAG
- a CDS encoding AbfB domain-containing protein: MTKQVRLRGLVTALTVVCVLLMSGMMGSPMAAAATGDGSASDANILYVGRWDKTDASVYRSYWPGAYFRVNFTGTTVQLRLAGAANLYVSIDGRGDVYYPGASGTINLTPAPLAAGVHTLRVASRSESDVLQFQGLILSSGATTQAPAVRSKRLEFIGDSITAGCCALSQGALHDYAWLVGEALNADHTQIAYSGICLQDGVACFAPNNIGMSNQYFKLQTVQYPSSPMWDFTRYQADAVVINLGTNDNTRGISDAALQSTYTTFLQNVRAQHPNAVIFALRTFGGFKVAPTLAAVNARISAGDTKLYYVDTSGWVTPGTSDFSDDLHPSESGHVKIAKLLAPFIAKTARWEAPFSDDFNDGNANGWSVYGGSWAVSGNQLTVAAHPGAKAIPVGVLFSNGTLDADITIGTAGNAGLMFRASRLETGTDAYQGYFAGFEQGQVFLGKADNNWTTIASAAAALAANTAHHVRVVAVGSTLRVYVDDMVTPRITVTDTSYASGTIGVRTYQAAARFDNVTARAFSRFEASLRGYFLRHQNGRGRIDQFLSPAEDAEWRIVPGLANASALSLESVAFPGYFLRHANGELWLAQNDGSALFKADATWWRRPGQANASLSSFESFNFPGSYIRHRNSLLYSEPLSTDLDRSDATFRE, translated from the coding sequence ATGACGAAACAAGTCAGGCTGAGAGGGCTCGTAACCGCGCTCACGGTGGTCTGTGTGTTGCTGATGTCAGGGATGATGGGCAGCCCGATGGCGGCCGCGGCCACGGGAGATGGTTCTGCCTCGGATGCGAACATCTTGTACGTGGGCAGGTGGGACAAGACGGATGCGTCTGTCTATCGGAGCTACTGGCCGGGGGCCTATTTCCGGGTCAACTTCACTGGCACGACAGTACAACTCCGTCTGGCCGGAGCCGCCAACCTCTACGTCAGCATCGACGGACGAGGGGATGTCTATTACCCGGGGGCCAGTGGAACCATCAACCTGACCCCGGCACCGCTGGCTGCTGGAGTTCACACCCTTCGAGTTGCTTCACGCTCCGAGTCGGATGTCTTGCAATTCCAGGGACTGATCTTGAGCAGTGGCGCCACCACCCAAGCACCCGCTGTCCGGAGCAAGCGGCTCGAGTTCATCGGAGACTCGATCACCGCGGGTTGCTGTGCCCTGAGCCAAGGCGCCTTGCACGACTACGCCTGGTTGGTGGGTGAGGCCTTGAACGCGGACCATACCCAGATCGCCTATTCCGGCATCTGTCTCCAAGACGGCGTGGCTTGCTTCGCGCCGAACAACATCGGAATGAGCAATCAGTATTTCAAGCTGCAGACCGTGCAGTATCCGTCCTCTCCGATGTGGGATTTCACCCGCTATCAGGCCGATGCGGTGGTCATCAACCTGGGGACCAACGACAACACCCGGGGCATCTCCGACGCCGCCCTCCAGAGCACGTACACCACCTTCTTGCAAAACGTCCGGGCCCAGCACCCGAACGCCGTCATCTTCGCGCTGAGGACCTTCGGTGGATTCAAGGTGGCCCCCACACTGGCCGCCGTGAACGCGAGGATCTCCGCGGGGGACACGAAGCTGTACTACGTGGACACCAGTGGGTGGGTGACGCCAGGGACCTCGGATTTCAGCGATGACCTGCATCCTTCGGAGAGCGGGCACGTGAAGATCGCCAAGCTCCTGGCGCCTTTCATCGCCAAGACGGCGCGGTGGGAGGCTCCGTTCAGCGATGATTTCAACGACGGCAACGCGAATGGTTGGAGTGTTTACGGGGGAAGCTGGGCCGTGTCCGGCAATCAGCTGACCGTCGCGGCCCATCCTGGCGCGAAGGCGATTCCCGTGGGCGTGCTCTTCTCGAATGGCACGCTCGATGCCGACATCACGATTGGAACTGCTGGAAATGCGGGACTGATGTTCCGTGCCAGCCGCTTGGAGACCGGGACGGATGCCTACCAGGGGTATTTTGCTGGTTTCGAGCAAGGCCAGGTGTTCCTGGGCAAGGCGGACAACAACTGGACGACGATCGCGTCGGCGGCGGCGGCCCTCGCCGCCAATACGGCCCACCATGTCCGGGTGGTGGCCGTGGGGTCCACCCTCCGTGTCTACGTGGATGACATGGTCACGCCGAGGATCACCGTGACGGACACGTCGTATGCGTCTGGGACGATCGGCGTCAGGACTTACCAGGCGGCCGCGCGGTTCGACAACGTAACGGCCCGGGCCTTTTCACGGTTCGAGGCTTCACTGCGAGGCTACTTCCTCCGGCATCAGAACGGCCGGGGCCGGATCGACCAATTCCTGTCTCCGGCCGAGGACGCGGAGTGGCGAATCGTCCCGGGATTGGCGAATGCCTCCGCGCTCTCCCTGGAGTCCGTTGCATTCCCTGGCTACTTCTTGAGGCATGCCAACGGGGAACTCTGGCTGGCCCAGAACGATGGCTCCGCTTTGTTCAAGGCGGATGCCACGTGGTGGCGTCGGCCGGGGCAAGCCAACGCCAGTCTGAGTTCATTCGAATCCTTCAACTTCCCAGGTAGCTACATCCGGCACCGCAACAGCTTGCTGTACAGCGAGCCCCTCTCCACGGACCTGGACCGGAGTGACGCGACCTTCCGGGAGTGA
- a CDS encoding choice-of-anchor A family protein, whose amino-acid sequence MFVRSSESWGGIMLRGTASGVNVFKVPASAFASAKVLSIEAPAGSLAVINIQGIAASFSGFGHSFSGGIDQHGVLFNFVDASSISAEGYGFWGTVLAPLAHVSFSNGSFDGGFYARSLTGNAEGHLNVLHDRDICP is encoded by the coding sequence ATTTTTGTTAGGAGTTCTGAGTCTTGGGGAGGCATCATGCTGCGCGGCACAGCCTCTGGCGTGAACGTTTTCAAAGTGCCTGCGAGCGCTTTTGCCAGTGCCAAGGTGCTGTCCATTGAGGCTCCAGCGGGCTCCTTGGCGGTCATCAACATCCAAGGGATCGCTGCCTCATTCAGTGGCTTCGGCCACTCGTTCAGCGGCGGTATCGATCAGCACGGTGTGCTCTTCAACTTCGTGGATGCCTCTTCGATCAGCGCCGAGGGCTACGGTTTCTGGGGCACGGTGCTCGCCCCCTTGGCCCATGTGAGCTTCAGCAACGGGAGCTTCGATGGTGGCTTCTATGCTCGCTCGCTGACAGGCAATGCCGAGGGCCATCTCAACGTGCTGCACGATCGCGACATCTGCCCGTAG
- a CDS encoding HD-GYP domain-containing protein, giving the protein MAENLKITQGQSENLGEFGRAHSEKLQAMARGLVSGLYMLVRSVKMYDPDNAVFQKPLLQLQDLINQIISKEGRLELVGVKDSFYLNNMLVKVDLNSIDNQRYLLTEMRAKDVGGFALAKSITVPELKNFVWIFSKEQTEQVQEDGLAQRKLLNMKVARFSKLREKLSKDDSLENPDDQKVDRKKYAMTIYARAVFFLQKYMESVREGKPLNSAKALRLVQDFVDISYDQKTHFLGMTTTKREEDYLVYHQVNVCLISIVFGAELGLTKPQLRDLGYIALFHDAGMITIPEELATKKGALTPEEKALFQKAPLISVRNILMEKGFSRSTLLRVVTTFEHKTDFGTAVRDSHGNIQMVIPKMNLGVYAKIISICAAYDALTSKRPYRDAYGPDVALMLMWTELRSKFDPELLQVFMRVMAIQPVKVLSKRQQNVSLSGV; this is encoded by the coding sequence ATGGCCGAGAACCTGAAAATCACCCAGGGCCAGTCGGAGAACCTCGGGGAGTTCGGCCGCGCGCACTCGGAGAAGCTCCAGGCGATGGCGCGCGGGCTGGTGAGCGGGCTCTACATGCTGGTGCGGTCCGTGAAGATGTACGATCCGGACAACGCCGTCTTCCAGAAGCCGCTCCTGCAATTGCAGGATCTCATCAACCAGATCATCTCCAAAGAGGGCCGGTTGGAGCTGGTGGGCGTGAAGGATTCCTTCTACCTGAACAACATGCTGGTGAAGGTGGACCTGAACTCCATCGACAACCAGCGCTACCTGCTGACGGAGATGCGGGCCAAGGACGTGGGCGGCTTCGCGCTGGCCAAATCCATCACCGTGCCGGAGCTGAAGAACTTCGTCTGGATCTTCAGCAAGGAGCAGACGGAGCAGGTGCAGGAAGACGGGCTTGCGCAGCGCAAGCTGCTCAATATGAAGGTGGCCCGGTTCTCCAAGCTCCGCGAGAAGCTGAGCAAGGACGACTCGCTGGAGAATCCGGACGACCAGAAGGTGGACCGCAAGAAGTACGCGATGACCATCTACGCGCGCGCGGTGTTCTTCCTCCAGAAGTACATGGAGTCGGTGCGCGAGGGAAAGCCGCTGAACTCGGCCAAAGCGCTGCGGCTGGTGCAGGACTTCGTGGACATCTCCTATGACCAGAAGACGCACTTTCTGGGGATGACCACGACGAAGCGCGAGGAGGACTACCTCGTCTACCACCAGGTGAACGTCTGCCTGATCAGCATCGTGTTCGGCGCGGAACTGGGGCTGACGAAGCCGCAGTTGAGAGATTTGGGCTACATCGCGCTGTTCCACGACGCGGGGATGATCACCATTCCGGAGGAGCTGGCGACCAAGAAGGGGGCGCTGACGCCGGAGGAGAAGGCGCTGTTCCAGAAGGCGCCGCTCATCTCGGTGCGCAACATCCTGATGGAGAAGGGCTTCTCGCGCTCCACCCTGCTGCGGGTGGTGACGACGTTCGAGCACAAGACGGACTTCGGCACGGCGGTGAGGGACTCGCACGGCAACATCCAGATGGTCATCCCCAAGATGAACCTGGGGGTGTACGCGAAGATCATCTCCATTTGTGCCGCGTACGACGCACTGACGAGCAAACGCCCCTACCGGGATGCCTACGGCCCGGACGTGGCGCTGATGCTGATGTGGACGGAGCTGCGCAGCAAGTTCGACCCAGAGCTGCTGCAAGTCTTCATGCGCGTGATGGCCATCCAACCGGTGAAGGTGCTCTCCAAGCGCCAGCAGAACGTGTCGCTGTCTGGCGTTTAA
- a CDS encoding HEAT repeat domain-containing protein: MAQPQTVSNTAPEASEDPVAREKIELAQGFTFHLLKGIKQIGMYRHNEAKFPEFLGKAQEALAVYTDKHGPLSLKVEQQNLLLLGSPLFAEDTPLPYKFYRDGIRQLIFRPGLTVEELVTFTLIALSEPERGADDVLAQLWRANLEHLEYVVVEGFNVDGASEEEVQVEVDKVVNYLYSRLKTHSEDYLRFARVSTEDLDAKMEGVEQVRGVVVGGTYASDTLKAQLQKEIEQEENERLFPKLVSAVFQVVEGGVDDATLLEEIFLQLLDAMLIQDDFATINQMVLKLRALEQRGGSDTSNIGGLRSYFIQKMGEEQRLTRLGETLKLSRPKNAADITRYLQQLDEHSVITLLTVLETIEVPENRQLLCDVLAPFAKDKPDPFVVRLASDRPQTVRDMVYVLDKSQHPERLKMFAQVLKGRNLLVKLEVMSTIARTHTAEARRMLAEMLNDPISQVRVQAARLLPEFDPDKAYSDLMRVVRLPDFEKRTAEERAAFYGAIGSTGLPAALAVMTQLLAQKPSLLNRSKVLNDKLLAIQGLAGAGTIQSYKVLQGVVEDKGQPVEVLTAARKAMYQTKKALFGDSSPEEP; encoded by the coding sequence ATGGCCCAGCCCCAGACAGTCAGCAACACGGCCCCCGAGGCGTCCGAGGATCCCGTCGCCCGCGAGAAGATCGAACTGGCGCAGGGCTTCACCTTCCATCTGCTCAAGGGCATCAAGCAGATCGGCATGTACCGCCACAATGAGGCGAAGTTCCCGGAGTTCCTCGGCAAGGCCCAGGAAGCCCTCGCGGTGTACACGGACAAGCACGGCCCGCTGTCCCTCAAGGTGGAACAGCAGAACCTGCTGCTGCTCGGCTCGCCGCTGTTCGCCGAGGACACGCCGCTGCCCTACAAGTTCTACCGGGACGGCATCCGCCAGCTCATCTTCCGGCCGGGACTCACGGTGGAGGAGCTGGTCACCTTCACGCTCATCGCCCTGTCCGAGCCCGAGCGCGGCGCGGACGACGTGCTCGCGCAGCTGTGGCGCGCGAACCTGGAGCACCTGGAGTACGTGGTGGTGGAGGGCTTCAACGTGGATGGCGCCTCGGAGGAGGAGGTCCAGGTCGAAGTCGACAAGGTGGTGAACTACCTCTACTCCCGGCTGAAGACGCACTCGGAGGACTACCTGCGCTTCGCGCGTGTGTCCACGGAGGACCTGGACGCGAAGATGGAGGGCGTGGAGCAAGTGCGCGGCGTGGTGGTAGGCGGCACGTATGCCTCCGACACGCTCAAGGCCCAGCTCCAGAAGGAGATCGAACAGGAGGAGAACGAGCGGCTGTTCCCCAAGCTGGTGAGCGCCGTGTTCCAGGTGGTGGAAGGGGGCGTGGATGACGCCACGCTGCTGGAGGAGATCTTCCTCCAGCTCCTGGACGCGATGCTCATCCAGGACGACTTCGCCACCATCAACCAGATGGTGCTCAAGCTCCGGGCCCTGGAGCAGCGCGGGGGTTCGGACACCAGCAACATCGGGGGACTGCGCTCCTACTTCATCCAGAAGATGGGCGAGGAGCAGCGGCTCACCCGCCTGGGCGAGACGCTCAAGCTGAGCCGGCCGAAGAACGCCGCGGACATCACCCGCTACCTCCAGCAACTGGACGAGCACAGCGTCATCACCCTGCTGACGGTGCTGGAAACCATCGAGGTGCCCGAGAACCGGCAGTTGCTGTGCGACGTGCTGGCGCCGTTCGCCAAGGACAAGCCGGATCCCTTCGTGGTCCGGCTCGCCTCGGACCGGCCGCAGACGGTGCGCGACATGGTGTACGTGCTGGACAAGAGCCAGCACCCGGAGCGGCTGAAGATGTTCGCGCAGGTGCTCAAGGGCCGGAACCTGCTGGTGAAGCTGGAGGTGATGAGCACGATCGCCCGGACCCACACGGCGGAGGCCCGCCGGATGCTGGCGGAGATGCTCAATGATCCCATCTCCCAGGTGCGCGTTCAGGCGGCCCGGCTGTTGCCCGAGTTCGACCCGGACAAGGCCTACTCGGACCTGATGCGCGTGGTGCGCCTGCCGGACTTCGAGAAGCGGACGGCGGAGGAGCGCGCGGCGTTCTACGGGGCCATCGGCTCCACGGGGCTGCCCGCGGCGCTGGCGGTGATGACGCAGTTGCTGGCCCAGAAGCCCTCGCTGCTCAACCGGAGCAAGGTGCTGAACGACAAGCTCCTGGCCATCCAGGGGTTGGCGGGCGCGGGCACCATCCAGTCCTACAAGGTCTTGCAGGGGGTGGTGGAGGACAAGGGGCAACCGGTGGAGGTGCTCACCGCGGCGCGCAAGGCGATGTACCAGACGAAGAAGGCGTTGTTTGGGGACTCGAGCCCCGAGGAGCCGTGA
- a CDS encoding OPT family oligopeptide transporter, with the protein MSHPPIAEDRVPLAQAHAPLAHTPFVPATESPAELTFRGLVLGSVLGIVFAASSVYLAIKVGLTVSASIPVAVLSIAIFRALGRSSILENTIVQTAGSAGESLAFGVAAALPALLLLGYDIDLTHALMTTALGGILGVLMMIPLRQGLIVQEHGKLTYPEGTASADVLIVGEQGGTNARTVITGFVLGGVYKFAYSGMKLFREAVGTKLTALKGASVSMEVSPELLGVGYIIGPRVASITFAGVVLSYLILIPLISFFGSGLTQKVLPTDTRLIQNMSPDQIRNAYVLYIGAGAVATGGLISLIRSLPTILGAFRRSLDTLRASRQQGGAPQLLRTEQDLPITLVLGGSLLLILAIWLAPPLHVNFLSALLIVIFGFFFVTVSARITGEIGSSSNPISGMVVATLLITCLVYLMLGWTDSSDRFMALTTAAIVGIAASNGGTTAQDLKTAFLVGGTPRKQQIALFVGVLTSALFIGLVLVLLNEGGTTLIPERHPGVALSETTQKTRTQHTWAWTMAPEALASQGVEATALRRELWKQGLELSTQEGATELRTWRSADTAQVGGAVLALKPGLSPKISELGTLTPGPDRTYTEGFVRGADTPVPAGKYLVDSAGAIQYLVDPAIGGRVSEYEGVPLTRYAAPKAQLFALIIDGILTQKLPWDLVLLGVFIALMLELCGVSALPFAVGVYLPISSSAPIFVGGMVRRLVDRMRGGAEADFSPGTLLSSGLIAGGSIAGVLIAFLEIVTDGAATRALNLPALFGTEGGLGTLLNTIGESEHAHPLWSNLWGLALFASVALFLLRTAVRKPSGAEAPPPK; encoded by the coding sequence TTGTCCCACCCGCCGATTGCCGAGGATCGCGTCCCCCTCGCGCAGGCCCATGCACCCCTGGCACACACCCCCTTCGTTCCCGCCACCGAGTCCCCCGCGGAGCTGACCTTCCGCGGGCTGGTGCTCGGCTCGGTGCTGGGAATCGTGTTCGCGGCATCTTCTGTGTACCTGGCCATCAAGGTGGGGCTCACGGTGTCCGCCTCCATCCCGGTGGCGGTGCTCTCCATCGCCATCTTCCGGGCCCTGGGGCGCTCCAGCATCCTGGAAAACACCATCGTCCAGACGGCGGGCTCGGCGGGCGAGTCCCTGGCATTCGGGGTGGCGGCGGCGCTGCCCGCGCTGCTCCTGCTGGGCTATGACATCGATCTCACCCACGCCCTGATGACGACGGCGCTGGGCGGCATCCTCGGCGTGCTGATGATGATTCCGCTGCGCCAGGGCCTCATCGTCCAGGAGCACGGCAAGCTCACCTACCCCGAGGGCACGGCGAGCGCGGACGTCCTCATCGTGGGCGAGCAGGGCGGCACCAACGCGCGCACCGTCATCACCGGCTTCGTGCTGGGCGGCGTCTACAAGTTCGCCTACTCCGGCATGAAGCTCTTCCGGGAGGCGGTGGGCACGAAGCTGACGGCGCTCAAGGGCGCCAGCGTCTCCATGGAGGTGAGCCCGGAGCTGCTCGGCGTGGGCTACATCATCGGCCCCCGGGTGGCCTCCATCACCTTCGCCGGAGTGGTGCTCTCCTACCTCATCCTCATCCCGCTCATCTCGTTCTTCGGATCGGGGCTGACGCAGAAGGTGCTGCCCACGGACACCCGGCTCATCCAGAACATGTCGCCGGATCAGATCCGCAACGCCTACGTGCTCTACATTGGCGCGGGCGCGGTGGCCACCGGCGGCCTCATCAGCCTCATCCGCTCGCTGCCCACCATCCTGGGCGCCTTCCGCCGCAGCCTCGACACCCTTCGGGCCTCGCGCCAACAGGGCGGCGCGCCCCAGCTCTTGCGCACCGAGCAGGACCTGCCCATCACCCTGGTGCTCGGAGGCAGCCTGTTGCTCATCCTGGCCATCTGGCTGGCCCCGCCGCTGCACGTCAACTTCCTCTCGGCGCTGCTCATCGTCATCTTCGGCTTCTTCTTCGTCACGGTGAGCGCCCGCATCACCGGCGAGATTGGCTCCTCCTCCAACCCCATCTCCGGCATGGTGGTGGCCACGCTGCTCATCACCTGCTTGGTGTACCTGATGCTGGGGTGGACGGACTCCTCCGACCGCTTCATGGCGCTGACCACCGCGGCCATCGTGGGCATCGCCGCCTCCAACGGCGGGACGACGGCGCAGGACCTCAAGACGGCGTTCCTCGTGGGCGGCACCCCGCGCAAGCAGCAGATCGCCCTGTTCGTGGGCGTGCTCACCAGCGCCCTGTTCATCGGCCTGGTGCTGGTGCTGCTCAACGAGGGCGGCACCACCCTCATCCCCGAGCGGCACCCGGGCGTCGCCCTGAGTGAGACGACGCAGAAGACCCGCACCCAGCACACCTGGGCGTGGACCATGGCCCCGGAGGCGCTGGCCTCCCAGGGGGTCGAGGCAACGGCCCTGCGCCGCGAGCTGTGGAAGCAGGGCCTCGAGCTGTCCACCCAGGAGGGCGCCACGGAGCTGCGCACGTGGCGCTCGGCCGACACCGCCCAGGTGGGGGGTGCCGTCCTCGCCCTCAAGCCGGGGCTGTCGCCGAAGATCTCCGAGTTGGGCACGCTCACCCCGGGGCCCGACCGCACCTACACGGAGGGCTTCGTGCGCGGGGCGGACACCCCGGTCCCCGCGGGCAAGTACCTCGTCGACTCGGCGGGTGCCATCCAGTACCTGGTGGACCCGGCCATCGGCGGGCGCGTGAGTGAGTACGAGGGCGTCCCCCTCACCCGCTACGCCGCGCCCAAGGCCCAGCTCTTCGCGCTCATCATCGACGGCATCCTCACGCAGAAGCTGCCGTGGGACCTGGTGCTGCTGGGCGTCTTCATCGCCCTGATGCTGGAGCTGTGCGGCGTGTCCGCCCTGCCCTTCGCCGTGGGCGTGTACCTGCCCATCTCCAGCAGCGCCCCCATCTTCGTGGGCGGCATGGTGCGCCGCCTGGTGGACCGGATGCGCGGCGGCGCCGAGGCCGACTTCTCCCCGGGCACCCTGCTCTCCTCGGGCCTCATCGCCGGCGGCTCCATCGCGGGCGTGCTGATCGCCTTCCTGGAGATCGTCACCGACGGGGCCGCCACGCGCGCCCTGAACCTCCCGGCGCTGTTCGGCACCGAGGGAGGCCTGGGCACCCTGCTCAACACCATCGGCGAGAGCGAGCACGCCCACCCGCTCTGGTCCAACCTCTGGGGTTTGGCCCTCTTCGCCAGCGTGGCCCTGTTCCTGTTGCGCACCGCGGTGCGCAAGCCGAGCGGCGCGGAGGCCCCCCCTCCGAAGTAA
- a CDS encoding RNA polymerase factor sigma-32, whose translation MQISNDPSSHSGSLTMYLSEINQYGLLSVEEEQALARKFVKGDLAAGHRLVTSNLRFVVKVSYEYRSYGIKMSDLIQEGNIGLMKAVQKFDPDKGIRLISYAVWWIRAYIQNYILKSWSLVKLGTTQAQRKLFFSLARTRRELEKFGAGDGAVVNVDEIANKLNVKASEVREMEQRMGGRDLSLDAPMGEDGGNSHVDFVASAAAPQDDEFADKEEAGLINSRVHMALMRLDPRERFIIEQRVMNERPMTLKELGEHFGFSRERARQLEIRAKDKLKAELAALLAEVDPDAAAALQ comes from the coding sequence ATGCAGATCTCCAACGATCCGTCGTCCCACTCTGGCTCCCTGACGATGTACCTCTCGGAGATCAACCAGTACGGCCTTCTGTCCGTCGAGGAAGAGCAAGCCCTGGCCCGGAAGTTCGTCAAGGGAGACCTCGCCGCGGGCCACCGGCTCGTCACCTCGAACCTGCGCTTCGTGGTGAAGGTGTCCTACGAGTACCGCTCCTACGGCATCAAGATGAGCGACCTCATCCAGGAGGGGAACATCGGCCTGATGAAGGCGGTGCAGAAGTTCGACCCGGACAAGGGCATCCGCCTCATCTCCTACGCGGTGTGGTGGATCCGCGCGTACATCCAGAACTACATCCTCAAGAGCTGGTCGCTGGTGAAGCTGGGCACCACTCAGGCGCAGCGGAAGCTGTTCTTCAGCCTGGCGCGCACCCGGCGCGAGCTGGAGAAGTTCGGCGCCGGCGACGGGGCGGTGGTGAACGTGGATGAGATCGCCAACAAGCTGAACGTGAAGGCCTCCGAGGTGCGCGAGATGGAGCAGCGCATGGGCGGGCGGGATCTGTCCCTGGACGCGCCCATGGGCGAGGACGGAGGCAACAGCCACGTGGACTTCGTGGCGAGCGCCGCCGCGCCGCAGGATGACGAGTTCGCCGACAAGGAGGAGGCGGGCCTCATCAACAGCCGCGTGCACATGGCCCTCATGCGGCTGGACCCGCGCGAGCGCTTCATCATTGAGCAGCGCGTCATGAACGAGCGGCCCATGACGCTCAAGGAGCTGGGCGAGCACTTCGGCTTCTCGCGCGAGCGCGCCCGCCAGCTGGAAATCCGCGCCAAGGACAAGCTCAAGGCGGAGCTGGCGGCGCTGCTGGCCGAGGTGGACCCGGATGCCGCGGCGGCCCTCCAGTAG